One window of Paenibacillus albicereus genomic DNA carries:
- a CDS encoding AAA family ATPase: MSEFNSLLSHLLRARFPFLYVSTWEEDRACSVIRSVATQPELIKTVRKVFHWSVTNGLAEEGQRGTEETKSPLKCLEFIETYEQPAVFILKDFHIYFGANHKAPDAPIIRKMRDIIPSLKKSPNPKNVIFVSPILQIPLELQKEMTILDFDLPTFHEIKQVLSEMIEANRGSGRIQIDLIPEHEERLAKAALGLTLHEAENAFARAMVQDGKLDKNDVEVVLEEKRQTIKKSEILEFIQTDLKIEDVGGLENLKRWLQKRNKSWLDSAADYGLPAPKGVLITGVPGCGKSLIAKAVSAMWHLPLLRLDLGKIFSGLVGSSEENMRKAIQTAEAISPSILWIDEIEKGFSGLSGGGDGGTSSRIFGTFLTWMQEKTKPVFVIATANNIHSLPAELLRKGRFDEIFFVDLPTRKERMDIFKLHIGKRLRNARAAGSFACSETILVQLAEQTEGYVGAEIEQIVISALFEAFSEDRSVQFEDFTKAIHMTVPLSITQAEQIQGIREWADVRAVAATPREDRLEYVSLEAGSAPSGNNSGADVRDVRGGRAVDF; the protein is encoded by the coding sequence ATGAGCGAATTCAACTCTTTGCTGTCTCATTTGCTGAGAGCGCGCTTTCCTTTTCTATATGTATCCACTTGGGAGGAAGATCGAGCTTGCTCCGTCATTCGATCCGTTGCTACCCAGCCCGAGCTGATCAAGACCGTACGTAAAGTCTTTCACTGGAGCGTCACGAACGGGCTTGCCGAAGAAGGACAGCGAGGCACAGAGGAAACGAAATCGCCCCTCAAATGCCTGGAATTCATTGAAACGTACGAACAGCCGGCCGTCTTTATTTTAAAGGATTTCCATATCTATTTCGGCGCCAACCACAAAGCTCCAGACGCGCCGATCATTCGCAAGATGCGCGACATCATTCCATCGCTGAAAAAAAGTCCTAATCCGAAAAACGTCATTTTCGTCAGTCCGATTCTTCAAATTCCGCTGGAGCTTCAGAAGGAAATGACGATCTTGGACTTCGATCTGCCCACCTTCCATGAAATCAAGCAGGTACTATCCGAAATGATCGAGGCGAACCGAGGCAGCGGACGCATCCAGATCGACCTCATTCCGGAGCATGAGGAACGCCTCGCCAAGGCCGCCCTCGGACTGACCCTTCATGAGGCGGAGAACGCCTTTGCCCGAGCCATGGTTCAGGACGGCAAGCTGGACAAGAACGACGTCGAGGTCGTACTGGAGGAGAAACGCCAGACGATCAAAAAATCGGAGATTCTTGAATTCATCCAGACCGATTTGAAAATTGAAGATGTCGGCGGTCTGGAAAACCTGAAGCGATGGCTTCAGAAGCGAAACAAATCCTGGCTCGACTCCGCGGCCGACTATGGGCTGCCTGCACCGAAAGGCGTCCTTATTACGGGCGTGCCGGGATGCGGCAAAAGTCTCATCGCCAAAGCCGTCAGCGCGATGTGGCATCTCCCCCTGCTCCGCTTGGATCTCGGAAAGATTTTCAGCGGACTTGTCGGCAGCAGCGAGGAGAATATGCGGAAGGCTATTCAGACGGCCGAAGCCATTTCTCCCTCTATCCTTTGGATCGATGAAATTGAAAAAGGCTTCAGCGGTCTATCCGGTGGCGGCGACGGGGGGACGTCCAGCCGCATTTTCGGCACCTTCCTGACTTGGATGCAGGAAAAGACCAAGCCGGTTTTTGTCATCGCTACAGCCAACAACATCCACTCTCTGCCGGCCGAACTGCTGCGAAAGGGCCGTTTCGATGAAATCTTTTTCGTTGACCTTCCGACCCGAAAGGAACGGATGGATATATTCAAGCTGCATATTGGCAAGAGGCTTCGGAATGCCAGAGCTGCCGGAAGCTTTGCCTGCAGCGAGACTATCCTGGTCCAGCTCGCGGAACAGACGGAAGGGTATGTCGGCGCAGAAATCGAGCAAATCGTCATCAGCGCCCTGTTCGAAGCGTTCTCCGAGGACAGAAGCGTCCAGTTCGAGGATTTCACCAAAGCGATCCATATGACCGTCCCTCTGTCCATCACTCAAGCAGAGCAAATTCAAGGCATTCGGGAGTGGGCAGATGTCCGTGCCGTCGCGGCCACGCCAAGGGAAGACCGTCTGGAATACGTCTCTCTAGAGGCTGGCTCCGCTCCGTCCGGAAACAACTCCGGTGCCGATGTACGGGATGTGCGAGGCGGCAGAGCGGTCGATTTCTAA
- a CDS encoding S-layer homology domain-containing protein encodes MKIKRSIALALALALSLPGTTALAAKTSADFTDLKDLDAATKAKFDALISAGVFNGVSEGTFGLKEEMNRAQFAKVAALIFGLQVDASLKTSTFKDVRPDDKGTGYALPYIEALKNAGITDGYGNGTFNPAGDVTKEQLATFLVRGLGKNDDAKATPGVNDSTVSEWAQGYVALALQMKLLSNGADGTFGGSSKATRDLLVVGAYEAKQQYVSAIKPSPTPSVTPTPSASPSPTPSATPSATPTPSSTPWPIVWPTPEPMPTPTPEPTATPAPTPVPTPTPVPTTTPAPAITEFMVESGTVAGSVRIVYEAASGNSLRIVQQQGPFEAPKVGSPAAAIGSEYEIGADIAGVKAGEHIGLYEINASTGAVVRFADIALHSEWIGIAAPAFDIQDFYFENGTEDGVRLIISGTEKLHSSNKWIYRTVTVNTYTPVAGALFSGTEYAQDQDIVISGGKHVIEFAETDAENRVIRFGILNYDSGVPNPNPNPENPVHPFPYPPR; translated from the coding sequence ATGAAGATAAAAAGAAGCATCGCCCTTGCGCTCGCTCTGGCGCTGAGCCTGCCGGGCACGACGGCCCTCGCGGCCAAGACATCGGCTGATTTCACCGATCTGAAGGATCTGGATGCCGCCACGAAGGCGAAGTTCGATGCGCTGATCAGCGCGGGCGTGTTCAACGGGGTAAGCGAGGGCACGTTCGGCCTGAAGGAAGAAATGAATCGCGCCCAGTTCGCCAAGGTCGCTGCGCTGATCTTCGGCCTGCAGGTCGATGCCAGCCTGAAGACATCCACGTTCAAGGATGTCAGGCCGGACGACAAGGGAACCGGCTATGCGCTGCCTTACATCGAGGCGCTCAAGAACGCGGGAATTACGGACGGTTACGGAAACGGAACGTTCAATCCTGCAGGAGATGTCACGAAAGAGCAGCTGGCCACGTTCCTCGTGAGGGGCCTAGGCAAGAACGACGACGCCAAGGCGACTCCCGGCGTGAACGACTCGACCGTCTCGGAGTGGGCCCAAGGCTACGTCGCGCTCGCTCTGCAGATGAAGCTGCTGAGCAACGGCGCGGACGGCACATTCGGCGGATCCTCCAAGGCGACCCGGGACCTGCTCGTTGTAGGCGCTTATGAGGCGAAGCAGCAATACGTTTCGGCGATCAAGCCGAGTCCGACGCCAAGCGTGACGCCGACACCGAGCGCCTCGCCGAGTCCGACGCCGAGCGCGACGCCGAGCGCGACGCCAACGCCAAGCTCGACTCCTTGGCCGATCGTATGGCCGACGCCGGAGCCGATGCCAACCCCAACGCCGGAGCCGACGGCAACGCCAGCCCCAACGCCGGTACCGACGCCGACGCCGGTGCCAACCACGACTCCGGCGCCAGCGATTACGGAATTCATGGTTGAATCCGGCACGGTTGCCGGCTCGGTGCGCATCGTCTACGAAGCGGCTTCGGGCAACAGCTTGCGCATCGTCCAGCAGCAGGGTCCGTTCGAGGCGCCGAAAGTCGGGTCCCCCGCAGCTGCCATCGGCAGCGAATACGAGATTGGTGCGGATATCGCAGGCGTCAAGGCGGGCGAGCATATCGGCCTGTACGAAATCAATGCTTCCACCGGCGCGGTCGTCCGGTTCGCCGACATCGCGCTGCATTCGGAGTGGATCGGAATCGCCGCTCCAGCATTTGACATTCAGGACTTTTATTTTGAAAACGGTACAGAAGATGGCGTGAGGCTGATTATTTCGGGCACCGAAAAGCTGCATAGCTCCAATAAATGGATTTACCGTACCGTGACGGTGAATACGTATACTCCGGTTGCGGGAGCTTTGTTCTCCGGCACGGAGTATGCTCAGGATCAGGATATCGTCATCAGCGGCGGCAAGCATGTCATTGAATTTGCCGAAACCGATGCGGAAAATCGGGTCATCCGGTTCGGCATCCTGAATTACGATTCGGGCGTCCCGAACCCGAACCCGAACCCGGAAAATCCGGTCCATCCATTCCCTTATCCGCCCCGCTGA